A window of Paenibacillus polygoni contains these coding sequences:
- a CDS encoding extracellular solute-binding protein yields MNVVIFKLRRMLMLLICIGLMYPVQAARPNLSSAEASPVTSLKPLIEGDSDELTQSMEPRQADMRREWKNKEIISGQEQVQITAEHLINHDTEASVQAKSYKGKENVLVWNSNTDSSWIEFQTDLPDEGLYELHITYHVISDISKNARISYQPIVLAMTVDGTYPFMEARALPLFRYFADEKQVRKDDQGDEVRPKPKPIEEWQTQALRDSDGRYTEPLLWHFSKGTHMIRLISPESLAIESIALVPPVQTEAYAPPLQQKNVSTETIIIQAEQFDMKNDVAIPLVSEQDPAMTPKANNHIVFNSVGGERWSSGNQALTWTFDVPESGIYKLAMRTYQGFTSNKAVFRTIYIDGKVPFNELLAYRFPYASKWKGSVISSEEGEPYRFYLEKGTHTMQMEATYAPFSPSIERLLDVLSVLREVDYDVKAMTGSKIDRNRTWNAEKDYPDIIERLEIIQNELTELASEITKINGKRDTYIQTIQSAVQDLRSISKNRDEIPYHYDDITNLLGKLGNIQSGLSASPLQLDQIYWVPAESSFPKMEAGWWSKVKNRFDEFSYSFVKENQLNDMDENVLNVWVARGRDYVNLLQQYADEYYTPENGVKVKVNLLNDPNMLVLANAANIVPDIALGLSEDKPIDFAIRNAAVDLSQFHDYEKTAAAFAPGALLPYYYDQGIYGLPETQSFKVLFYRKDILERLNLTVPDTWDDVISMLPTLQQDNMDFYFPANDFSTFIYQNGADFFTENGMKSGLDSPEAFQGFKDWTNLYTIYSIEKSVPSFYQHFRDGSMPVGVADYNMYVTMSVAAPELTGRWGIAPLPGKKSEDGTVERWAQGGEQATVIFKKSDKQQEAWEFMKWWLSADIQEKYGSDLEALNGVQFRWNTSNVEAFARLPWSKEELKVILEQWKWYKGVPQVPGSYFVTRELNNAWYRTVLDGVNYRSSLEQAVMEINRELLRKQQEFGLVDKEGHLLKTLDLPQIDEPWEGVDRIAEK; encoded by the coding sequence ATGAATGTTGTTATATTCAAGCTTCGCCGCATGCTCATGCTTCTCATCTGTATTGGCCTAATGTATCCGGTTCAAGCTGCCAGACCGAATCTAAGTTCAGCCGAAGCAAGCCCGGTTACGAGTTTGAAGCCGCTGATAGAGGGGGATTCAGATGAACTTACACAATCAATGGAACCAAGACAAGCTGACATGCGGCGGGAATGGAAAAACAAGGAGATTATTTCTGGGCAAGAGCAGGTTCAGATCACAGCAGAGCATCTGATAAATCATGACACAGAGGCTAGTGTCCAAGCAAAGAGTTATAAGGGAAAGGAGAATGTACTGGTCTGGAATAGCAATACGGATTCTTCTTGGATTGAGTTCCAAACGGATTTACCCGATGAAGGCTTGTATGAACTACATATCACGTATCATGTTATTTCAGATATATCCAAGAACGCACGAATCTCTTATCAGCCAATAGTGCTTGCGATGACCGTTGATGGGACCTATCCATTTATGGAAGCCAGAGCTCTACCATTATTCCGATATTTTGCTGATGAAAAGCAGGTGCGTAAAGACGATCAAGGAGATGAGGTTAGACCAAAACCGAAGCCGATCGAAGAGTGGCAGACGCAAGCTTTGCGTGATTCCGATGGGCGTTATACTGAACCGCTGTTATGGCATTTTAGCAAGGGAACTCACATGATTCGTCTCATAAGTCCAGAATCCCTAGCTATTGAGTCCATAGCACTTGTACCACCAGTACAAACCGAAGCTTACGCGCCCCCGTTGCAGCAAAAAAATGTTTCTACAGAAACGATCATTATTCAGGCAGAACAATTTGACATGAAAAATGATGTAGCAATACCACTTGTCTCCGAACAAGACCCGGCAATGACGCCTAAAGCTAATAATCATATTGTTTTTAATTCAGTTGGCGGAGAAAGGTGGTCTTCAGGTAATCAAGCGTTGACTTGGACCTTTGATGTACCCGAAAGCGGAATTTATAAACTTGCTATGCGCACCTATCAGGGTTTTACTTCCAACAAGGCTGTATTTCGAACCATTTATATTGACGGTAAGGTACCTTTTAACGAGCTCCTTGCTTACCGGTTTCCTTATGCATCTAAGTGGAAGGGCAGTGTTATTTCTAGCGAAGAAGGTGAGCCATACCGCTTTTATTTAGAAAAGGGCACCCATACGATGCAGATGGAAGCAACCTATGCCCCGTTTTCACCTTCCATAGAACGACTACTTGATGTGCTGAGTGTTCTGCGTGAGGTTGACTATGATGTGAAGGCGATGACGGGCAGTAAGATTGATCGCAATCGGACTTGGAATGCAGAGAAAGATTATCCCGACATTATTGAGCGTCTTGAAATCATTCAAAACGAGCTGACTGAGTTAGCTAGCGAAATTACAAAAATCAATGGCAAGCGAGATACCTATATTCAAACGATTCAATCAGCAGTTCAAGATCTGCGAAGCATCAGCAAGAATCGAGACGAAATCCCTTATCACTACGACGATATTACCAACCTGCTTGGGAAGCTTGGAAATATTCAGTCAGGGCTTAGTGCTTCTCCACTGCAACTTGATCAAATTTATTGGGTTCCAGCTGAGTCTTCTTTTCCAAAGATGGAAGCGGGCTGGTGGTCAAAGGTCAAAAATAGATTTGATGAATTCAGCTATTCTTTTGTGAAAGAAAATCAATTAAATGATATGGATGAAAATGTACTGAATGTGTGGGTTGCAAGGGGGAGAGATTATGTCAACTTGCTACAACAATATGCGGATGAATATTACACGCCAGAGAATGGTGTGAAAGTAAAAGTGAATCTGCTAAATGACCCGAATATGCTTGTTCTCGCAAACGCCGCTAATATTGTACCTGATATTGCTTTGGGTTTGTCCGAAGATAAGCCAATTGACTTTGCGATTCGTAATGCGGCTGTTGATTTATCCCAATTTCATGATTATGAAAAGACTGCAGCCGCTTTCGCTCCCGGTGCACTTCTTCCCTATTATTACGATCAAGGGATCTACGGTTTGCCGGAGACCCAATCTTTTAAAGTGCTTTTTTATCGTAAAGATATTTTGGAGCGACTGAATCTTACCGTTCCGGATACATGGGATGATGTGATCAGTATGCTGCCTACTCTTCAGCAAGATAATATGGATTTTTATTTCCCGGCGAATGATTTTTCTACCTTTATATATCAAAATGGTGCGGATTTCTTTACGGAAAATGGGATGAAGAGCGGTCTTGACAGTCCAGAAGCCTTTCAAGGCTTTAAGGATTGGACTAATCTTTATACGATCTACAGCATCGAGAAAAGCGTACCCAGTTTTTATCAACATTTTAGAGACGGTTCTATGCCGGTTGGGGTAGCTGACTACAACATGTATGTCACGATGAGTGTTGCGGCTCCTGAGCTTACCGGAAGGTGGGGAATCGCTCCGCTTCCAGGGAAAAAAAGTGAAGATGGCACCGTGGAGAGATGGGCACAGGGAGGCGAACAGGCAACTGTAATTTTTAAAAAATCAGATAAACAGCAGGAAGCTTGGGAATTTATGAAGTGGTGGTTATCTGCAGATATTCAAGAGAAATATGGCTCCGATCTGGAGGCGCTAAACGGCGTTCAATTCCGCTGGAATACTTCTAATGTTGAGGCATTTGCTAGACTGCCTTGGTCGAAGGAGGAACTAAAAGTCATTCTAGAACAGTGGAAGTGGTATAAGGGAGTGCCTCAAGTACCTGGCTCTTATTTTGTGACGCGGGAACTGAATAATGCCTGGTATCGCACTGTTCTGGATGGGGTGAACTATCGTTCTTCGCTGGAGCAGGCTGTTATGGAAATCAACAGAGAGTTGCTTCGGAAGCAGCAGGAGTTTGGGCTCGTTGATAAAGAAGGACATCTGCTGAAGACTTTGGACCTGCCGCAAATCGACGAACCTTGGGAAGGAGTGGATAGAATTGCCGAAAAATGA
- a CDS encoding carbohydrate ABC transporter permease has protein sequence MPKNEVVVNPQKIERHVIGNSRLQELIKTIYKYRISYLYIAPFTLCFLAFIFIPIVMAFGLSFTYYNAIEPPRFIGWKNFQNLLSQDLIFLQHSLPNTFKFALFVGPGGYILSFLLAWLIAQLPNKARTWYALAFYTPSLTGTIAMGIVWLPLLAGDRIGYLNSFLMKFGFIDSPILWVQDKAYLMGSMIGVTLWSSMGIGFLAMLAGVLNVNQELYEAGRLDGIKSRLQEIWYITIPSMKPQMLFGAVMAIVGTLKSGEIGTTLSGSFPTPEYSAHVIISSIDDYSGVRYELGYASAISVFLLLIMFAANRFSIKLFGTKEDE, from the coding sequence TTGCCGAAAAATGAGGTGGTGGTGAATCCACAAAAGATCGAGCGGCATGTCATAGGAAACTCGAGGTTGCAGGAGCTTATTAAGACGATCTATAAATACCGGATTTCGTACCTATATATCGCGCCGTTTACTCTCTGTTTTCTGGCGTTTATATTCATTCCGATTGTGATGGCATTTGGTCTTAGTTTTACTTACTACAATGCCATCGAACCTCCACGCTTCATTGGGTGGAAGAACTTTCAGAATTTATTATCTCAAGATTTGATATTTCTTCAGCATTCGCTGCCGAATACGTTCAAGTTTGCCCTTTTCGTTGGTCCTGGCGGATATATTCTTTCTTTTTTACTAGCTTGGCTTATTGCTCAACTTCCAAACAAAGCGAGAACATGGTATGCACTTGCTTTCTATACACCTTCACTTACAGGGACCATTGCGATGGGCATTGTATGGCTTCCGTTACTAGCAGGTGACCGAATCGGTTACTTAAACAGTTTCTTAATGAAGTTTGGATTTATAGATTCTCCTATTTTATGGGTACAAGACAAAGCCTATCTTATGGGGTCGATGATCGGTGTAACCTTATGGTCAAGTATGGGGATTGGTTTTCTCGCTATGCTAGCCGGTGTTCTCAATGTTAATCAGGAGTTATATGAAGCAGGTCGTCTTGACGGAATCAAGAGTCGGCTTCAGGAAATCTGGTATATCACCATTCCATCAATGAAACCTCAGATGTTGTTTGGTGCGGTAATGGCTATTGTAGGGACACTAAAATCAGGCGAAATTGGTACGACTTTATCTGGTTCATTCCCGACGCCTGAATACTCGGCACACGTTATTATCAGCTCGATTGACGATTACAGCGGTGTGCGCTATGAGCTGGGCTACGCCTCAGCTATCTCAGTATTTCTGCTTCTTATCATGTTCGCCGCTAATCGGTTTAGCATCAAGCTGTTCGGAACAAAGGAGGATGAATAA
- a CDS encoding carbohydrate ABC transporter permease, translated as MLLFRKASKLKAMDPFQKMLLVVMTAGAIFMLLPIFYIFNHALKPYHELFLYPPTIFVRQPTLQNLQELLNITKNSIVPISRYLFNSVVVSAATVVLVTIISALCAYPISKHQFPGHKLFFGTILLSLMFAPETVAIPRYLVAVNLGLNNQYFGHILPHLAAPVGVFLLKQFIDQIPKELFEAAKVDGANEHVLFARIVLPMVGPAIATVAIITFQGVWGDTQTSTLFMQDEAMKTFPFFLNTLTSNLANNVARQGAAAVAALILFLPNFLFFLFFQRKVIQTMAHSGIK; from the coding sequence ATGCTGTTGTTCCGCAAAGCCTCAAAGCTGAAAGCGATGGACCCCTTTCAAAAGATGCTGCTTGTCGTGATGACAGCCGGTGCAATCTTTATGTTGCTGCCTATCTTTTATATTTTTAATCATGCGTTAAAGCCCTATCATGAGCTATTCCTCTATCCGCCTACGATTTTTGTTAGACAGCCTACACTACAGAATTTACAGGAACTGCTTAATATCACTAAGAATTCGATTGTTCCGATCAGTCGATATTTATTCAACAGTGTTGTGGTTTCAGCCGCTACCGTTGTTCTTGTAACCATCATTAGCGCACTGTGTGCTTATCCAATTTCAAAACATCAGTTTCCAGGACATAAGCTGTTTTTCGGCACCATTCTATTGTCCTTAATGTTTGCGCCTGAAACTGTAGCAATCCCAAGGTATCTCGTAGCTGTTAATCTTGGACTTAATAATCAATACTTCGGGCATATTTTACCGCATTTGGCCGCTCCAGTCGGGGTTTTTCTACTCAAGCAATTTATTGATCAGATTCCTAAGGAACTTTTCGAAGCAGCCAAGGTGGATGGTGCAAATGAGCATGTATTATTTGCCCGAATTGTACTTCCTATGGTGGGTCCTGCGATTGCTACGGTGGCGATCATCACATTTCAGGGAGTGTGGGGGGACACCCAGACTTCAACCCTGTTTATGCAGGACGAAGCAATGAAGACGTTCCCGTTTTTTCTAAATACACTCACAAGTAATTTGGCTAATAATGTGGCACGTCAAGGGGCAGCTGCTGTAGCAGCATTGATCTTGTTTTTGCCCAATTTTTTATTTTTTCTATTCTTTCAACGGAAAGTCATTCAAACAATGGCCCATTCCGGGATCAAGTAA
- a CDS encoding YIP1 family protein has product MNRKAGFLLFLSLIILAAAPAKVMADVKYPTYTLNSYSDLVYMQPIYYPDSVYGNDLTVQDPDHPDKTLPSKLQGPKDIFIDKKDDIYIADTGNNRIIQLNSRGELARYITIPDSPLNNPEGVFVTDAGDIYVADTGNQRVIKLDANGLLVKEYGRPESRYIPESLKYDPVKLIVDKRGFLYIATNGGYQGLIQLDPDGEFQSFYGANDAKFTVMDGIKRALYSKEMYANEISKLPGSINSVTTDEEGFIYTVSGGDIEKNQLRKLNTRGDNLLTAESEFGTASDGSYGEYLISEVKKAEQKVQLIDTAVDRTGNMAVIDQQFKYISHYDSSGNLLYFWGGPASTSSNQLGLLQSPRALDFNSHGELFVLDDQMNLVQGFRLTEFGNLVSAANQLTLNGRYEESEKPWREVLRQNAGFTPAVFGLAKAAYKKGQYEEAKELFRLAGSQEGYSDSFWQIRLVWFQKNFSKLVMLFLIVTALYVGVTKWAARGKKRKSSQPLHAEKRRFLAELKHAFYLLRHPIDGFTAIRYESKASYLGAGIVLVCAIVSLIANEYMTSFSFNKIVIREIDVISIMLRFLLIWFGWVLANYLISSIYRGEGRFRDVFIGSSYCLLPFILIGLPLAILSNGMTMSEASIYGFFDKGMLLWIGLLFFWQIQSIHNYSVGETSINILLSAFTLIMIAVMVYVIGGLGGDLLSFIREIYLEVSLR; this is encoded by the coding sequence ATGAATAGAAAAGCCGGATTCCTGCTTTTTCTTTCGCTCATTATCCTTGCGGCGGCACCGGCAAAAGTAATGGCTGATGTGAAATATCCCACCTATACCCTGAACAGTTATTCGGATCTGGTATATATGCAGCCTATTTATTATCCGGACAGTGTCTATGGAAATGATCTGACCGTTCAGGATCCAGACCATCCGGACAAGACATTACCCTCGAAACTGCAGGGGCCAAAGGATATTTTCATTGACAAAAAGGATGATATCTATATTGCGGATACAGGCAACAACCGTATTATTCAGTTGAATTCACGTGGTGAGTTGGCTCGTTACATTACCATTCCGGACAGCCCGCTAAATAATCCAGAAGGTGTATTCGTTACGGATGCCGGAGATATTTATGTTGCAGATACAGGAAATCAGCGAGTTATAAAACTAGATGCGAATGGACTGTTAGTAAAGGAATACGGACGTCCTGAGTCAAGGTATATTCCAGAGTCACTCAAGTATGATCCGGTGAAGCTGATCGTTGATAAACGCGGATTTTTGTACATTGCTACAAACGGTGGGTATCAAGGACTTATACAACTAGATCCTGACGGTGAATTTCAATCTTTTTACGGGGCTAATGATGCAAAATTTACTGTAATGGATGGTATTAAGAGAGCCTTATACAGCAAAGAGATGTATGCTAACGAAATTAGCAAACTTCCTGGATCGATCAATAGTGTCACTACCGATGAGGAAGGATTCATCTATACAGTTAGTGGAGGAGACATTGAGAAGAATCAATTGCGAAAGCTAAATACACGGGGCGATAACCTGCTTACCGCGGAGAGTGAATTTGGCACAGCATCAGATGGATCTTACGGCGAGTACCTGATTTCAGAAGTGAAGAAGGCTGAACAAAAAGTACAGCTCATTGACACTGCTGTGGATCGTACTGGCAATATGGCAGTGATTGATCAACAGTTTAAATATATCAGTCACTATGATTCTTCTGGGAATTTACTCTACTTTTGGGGAGGTCCAGCCTCGACGTCCTCTAACCAGTTGGGGCTGCTTCAAAGTCCAAGAGCACTTGATTTCAATTCTCACGGAGAGTTGTTTGTACTTGATGATCAAATGAATCTAGTCCAGGGTTTTCGACTTACCGAGTTTGGAAATCTCGTCAGTGCAGCGAATCAGTTAACACTAAATGGGCGCTATGAGGAAAGTGAGAAACCATGGCGTGAAGTACTACGTCAGAATGCAGGTTTTACTCCCGCCGTGTTTGGACTAGCGAAAGCTGCTTACAAGAAAGGTCAATATGAGGAGGCCAAAGAGCTGTTTCGGCTAGCCGGTTCACAAGAGGGCTATTCAGACTCATTTTGGCAAATTCGCCTGGTTTGGTTTCAGAAAAACTTCTCTAAATTGGTTATGTTGTTTTTGATTGTGACCGCTTTGTATGTGGGAGTCACGAAGTGGGCAGCGCGAGGAAAGAAGAGAAAGTCTTCTCAGCCATTACATGCGGAGAAGCGAAGGTTCCTTGCAGAGCTGAAGCATGCTTTTTATCTATTGCGTCATCCCATTGATGGTTTTACAGCGATCAGATATGAATCCAAGGCGAGCTACTTAGGAGCGGGAATCGTTTTAGTATGTGCCATTGTTTCTTTGATTGCAAATGAATATATGACGAGTTTTTCCTTTAATAAAATCGTTATTCGTGAGATAGATGTAATTTCTATTATGCTGCGCTTTTTGCTCATTTGGTTCGGCTGGGTACTGGCTAATTATTTAATCAGCTCTATTTACCGGGGGGAAGGTCGGTTCCGAGACGTTTTTATTGGCAGCAGTTACTGTTTACTTCCTTTTATTTTGATTGGACTTCCACTTGCCATTCTATCGAATGGAATGACCATGTCGGAAGCTTCTATTTATGGTTTTTTTGATAAAGGGATGCTTTTATGGATTGGGCTGCTGTTTTTTTGGCAGATTCAATCTATTCATAACTATAGCGTAGGCGAGACTTCAATCAATATCTTATTATCAGCCTTTACGCTAATCATGATCGCGGTCATGGTTTATGTCATCGGTGGGCTTGGCGGAGATTTGCTATCGTTCATCAGGGAGATTTATCTGGAGGTGAGCCTGCGATGA
- a CDS encoding DUF5696 domain-containing protein → MRRFSKKAVTIGITAILVFILIVAVGMNIKFEQRAESPEAAKVSTAQSDGKEAVLPESATFKPVAETEIIQLSVDQFTGHFIAKDKRNGHEYTSFPDPEQWKKAGIKGLWKQHTASPIMFQTLNFNDSKVQPKESDLLKDDGTVKDFEEIENGYRLTYELPNTGLEIPVQVTIKDDYIETTVLREGIKESINGLIWIRLFPFFEAVESAGQDGYMFVPDGGGALITFKEQVSSGIQTSIYQASVYGHDKAFRLNESNLETRSRIVMPVYGMKSGSTGFIAVLQEGEEYADIVAAPAGVYTSFNWVTSQMNYRSMFYQTTNRKQNQGYTAYNEKELFGSDRTTRYYLLPEDEANYSGMAGRYRDYLMEDKGIQRIESAPFIPLYLTFLGGDQEKGILTDRYIKATTTSQAEQMLRQLSDQGVKSMEVTYLGWQKNGVSAYGKGLPVDNRIGGNRGMERFVKLAHELGASVYLDTEYGLNNTGAGGFKRNFDGIVNLAGRKLSQPFGKSEEAPLVSNRFVEAQMRGKWDDYEALDIDGISVNTMGRDLFSDYNTKHKATRSEAKILQQSILKEAKDQLEHVQGNGSGFYSLPYLNRIQDLDDDYSHDLLTDTPIPFAQMALHGLISYSSGYANNREEQERDMLRDIEYGSYPAYIFTDVPTSAMTDAFAFQYFSTQFSEWEAEVIKEYQIFNELFSAVQDQFIVSHRSITKRVKETVYENGTRILVNYGEEVYYDGEISVPALGYTLMKGEEAS, encoded by the coding sequence ATGAGAAGGTTTAGTAAAAAAGCAGTCACGATAGGAATTACAGCGATACTTGTGTTTATTCTCATCGTAGCTGTAGGCATGAATATAAAGTTCGAACAGCGTGCCGAATCTCCTGAAGCAGCTAAGGTATCAACTGCACAAAGCGATGGCAAGGAAGCAGTACTGCCTGAATCCGCTACATTCAAACCAGTTGCTGAGACGGAGATTATCCAGCTGAGTGTCGATCAATTCACCGGACATTTTATCGCGAAGGATAAACGAAACGGCCATGAGTATACATCATTTCCGGATCCTGAGCAGTGGAAGAAAGCAGGGATTAAAGGGCTTTGGAAGCAGCATACTGCTTCACCTATCATGTTCCAGACCTTGAATTTTAATGATAGTAAAGTTCAGCCGAAAGAATCGGATTTACTGAAGGACGATGGCACTGTAAAAGACTTTGAAGAAATAGAGAACGGGTACAGATTAACCTATGAACTTCCAAACACTGGACTAGAAATTCCAGTACAGGTCACGATTAAAGACGATTATATTGAGACGACGGTGCTTCGTGAAGGAATTAAAGAAAGTATAAACGGACTCATTTGGATAAGGCTGTTTCCTTTTTTTGAAGCTGTAGAGTCGGCAGGGCAAGATGGGTATATGTTCGTTCCTGATGGTGGCGGGGCATTGATTACGTTTAAAGAGCAGGTCTCGTCCGGGATCCAAACATCTATTTATCAGGCTAGCGTATACGGTCATGATAAAGCCTTCCGGCTTAATGAGAGTAATTTGGAAACTAGAAGTCGCATAGTGATGCCAGTGTACGGTATGAAGTCCGGGAGCACCGGATTTATAGCAGTACTTCAGGAAGGCGAAGAATATGCAGATATCGTGGCTGCACCTGCTGGCGTATACACCAGCTTCAATTGGGTAACTTCTCAGATGAACTACCGGTCCATGTTCTACCAAACAACGAATCGTAAACAAAATCAAGGGTACACCGCTTATAACGAGAAGGAACTATTCGGAAGCGATCGAACGACACGTTATTATCTGCTTCCAGAGGATGAAGCGAATTATTCAGGGATGGCAGGACGTTATCGGGATTATCTAATGGAGGATAAAGGAATACAGCGAATAGAGTCTGCACCATTCATTCCACTTTATCTTACCTTTCTTGGCGGTGACCAGGAGAAAGGAATCCTGACTGATCGATACATTAAAGCAACGACAACGAGTCAAGCCGAACAAATGCTGCGCCAGCTATCTGATCAAGGAGTTAAAAGTATGGAAGTCACCTATCTGGGCTGGCAAAAGAACGGAGTCAGTGCTTACGGTAAAGGACTCCCCGTGGATAATAGGATCGGTGGGAATCGCGGTATGGAACGCTTTGTGAAGCTGGCACATGAGTTAGGTGCTTCGGTGTATTTGGATACCGAGTATGGATTAAATAATACCGGCGCAGGAGGATTTAAACGCAATTTTGATGGAATTGTTAACCTAGCGGGACGAAAGCTGAGCCAACCTTTTGGGAAAAGTGAGGAAGCGCCTCTTGTCAGCAATCGGTTTGTAGAGGCTCAAATGAGAGGCAAGTGGGATGATTACGAAGCTTTAGACATAGATGGGATAAGTGTCAACACCATGGGACGTGATTTGTTTAGTGATTACAATACCAAACATAAGGCAACTCGTAGTGAAGCGAAAATCCTGCAGCAGTCTATTTTAAAAGAAGCTAAGGATCAGCTTGAACATGTGCAAGGGAATGGGTCAGGGTTTTATTCTCTTCCTTATCTGAATCGAATTCAGGATTTGGATGATGATTACTCTCACGATTTGTTAACAGATACTCCTATACCTTTTGCGCAAATGGCACTTCATGGTCTTATCAGTTATTCCTCTGGATACGCTAATAACCGTGAAGAGCAAGAGAGGGATATGCTAAGAGACATTGAGTATGGATCGTATCCTGCTTATATTTTTACAGACGTACCTACGTCAGCAATGACAGATGCATTTGCCTTCCAGTACTTCAGCACCCAGTTCTCGGAATGGGAAGCAGAAGTAATAAAAGAATACCAAATATTTAATGAACTATTCTCCGCGGTACAGGACCAGTTCATTGTCTCTCACCGATCTATTACGAAGAGAGTGAAGGAGACGGTTTACGAGAATGGGACCCGTATTCTAGTGAATTATGGAGAAGAAGTCTATTATGACGGGGAGATATCTGTTCCTGCGCTTGGTTATACGCTCATGAAAGGAGAGGAAGCCTCATGA
- a CDS encoding carbohydrate ABC transporter permease codes for MKGRRRLSGTTIQYLEGLLFISPWLIGFMFFMAFPLGYSLYMSFHNVEILATGIKTSFEGWNHYKFILFTSGGILYNDLIPFLIQSLMMLPVIIVFSLMIAIVLNQRFVGRGFFRGVFFLPVIFASGQLVQEFLSQGEGKLNFLDQYNISGIIAENLPKTLAAPIVSIMDSFVLVLWYSGVQILIFLAGRQTISGSVYEAARIDGANPWEVFWKITLPAMTPFIMLNLIYTVVDLFTFPTNPILTKVNTSNYGQSSALAWIYFTIIFLLLGLIFLLFKRVTSSRKTSA; via the coding sequence ATGAAGGGAAGACGAAGACTATCTGGCACGACCATTCAGTACTTAGAAGGCCTGCTGTTTATTTCCCCTTGGCTCATCGGGTTCATGTTCTTTATGGCTTTTCCGCTGGGTTACTCTCTGTACATGAGTTTTCATAATGTTGAAATTTTGGCTACAGGAATTAAAACCAGCTTTGAGGGTTGGAATCACTACAAATTCATTTTGTTTACCAGCGGGGGTATCTTATACAACGATCTTATTCCGTTTCTTATTCAATCACTGATGATGCTTCCTGTAATTATTGTTTTCTCGCTTATGATTGCCATTGTTTTGAACCAGCGCTTTGTGGGAAGAGGATTTTTCCGTGGAGTCTTCTTCTTGCCGGTGATCTTCGCATCGGGACAGCTGGTTCAGGAGTTTCTTAGCCAAGGCGAAGGAAAACTTAATTTTCTAGACCAATACAATATATCAGGAATTATCGCAGAGAATCTTCCAAAAACACTGGCTGCACCGATTGTTTCCATTATGGATTCGTTTGTACTCGTACTCTGGTATTCGGGTGTACAGATTTTGATTTTTCTTGCAGGACGTCAAACGATCTCAGGTTCTGTATATGAAGCAGCACGAATCGATGGAGCAAATCCTTGGGAAGTTTTTTGGAAAATCACACTGCCTGCAATGACACCTTTTATTATGCTCAATCTCATCTATACGGTGGTGGATTTGTTTACTTTCCCCACGAATCCGATTCTTACGAAGGTGAATACATCAAATTACGGACAATCCAGTGCACTGGCTTGGATCTATTTCACCATCATTTTTCTTCTTCTTGGGCTTATCTTTCTTCTGTTCAAAAGGGTTACTTCATCGCGTAAAACATCTGCATAA